From one Magnolia sinica isolate HGM2019 chromosome 18, MsV1, whole genome shotgun sequence genomic stretch:
- the LOC131233669 gene encoding uncharacterized protein LOC131233669 — protein sequence MDPLKYLFEKPALKGRIAKWQLLLSEFDITYVTQKAIKGQALADHLAVHSLPDYEPLKTFFPDEDILLIEEEEEKKVGEWTLYFDEAVNSKGSGVACIAGLREAIILNVKKLRVFEDSQLIINQINGDWKTKDEKLIPYHVYLENLIKEFEEITFSYMPRVKNQFVDVLATLASMLEISKGVAEWELTVELQEEPAFCLQIDEAEQPSNDRPWYTNIKEYLEHQKYPEGATLVDRRTIQ from the exons ATGGACCCATTGAAATACTTGTTCGAAAAACCAGCACTAAAGGGTAGGATCGCAAAATGGCAGCTATTGCTTTCAGAATTTGACATCACATATGTCACCCAGAAGGCAATTAAGGGGCAAGCACTGGCCGACCATCTAGCAGTACACTCTCTGCCTGACTACGAACCATTGAAGACCTTCTTTCCCGATGAGGATATCCTCctgattgaggaagaagaagaaaagaaggtagGAGAGTGGACACTCTATTTCGACGAAGCCGTAAATTCaaaagggagtggagtag CATGCATCGCTGGTCTAAGAGAGGCCATAATCCTCAACGTGAAGAAGTTACGAGTCTTCGAGGACTCGcagctcatcatcaatcaaataaaCGGCGATTGGAAGACCAaagatgaaaagctgatcccGTATCACGTCTATCTAGAAAATCTAATCAAAGAATTTGAAGAGATCACTTTCTCTTACATGCCCCGAGTCAAGAATCAGTTTGTAGATGTTTTAGCTACCCTCGCCTCGATGTTGGAGATCTCAAAAGGAGTTGCTGAATGGGAACTTACTGTTGAACTTCAGGAGGAGCCCGCATTCTGCCTACAGATCGACGAAGCTGAGCAACCCTCGAATGATCGGCCATGGTACACAAACATCAAAGAATATCTCGAGCATCAGAAGTACCCAGAAGGAGCAACACTAGTCGATCGACGCACCATCCAATGA